Below is a window of Bordetella genomosp. 9 DNA.
GCCGATCGCTTTTGGAGCCGGCGCTGGGGGGCGCGCAGTCGTTTCGCTTAACCCGCCCCTAACCCCGCCTTAAGCAAAAGCGACTTCGCGAAAGCGGCCGGCGGGCGCATAGTGAGGGCATTGCCACGCGAGGAGCCCCGCGCATGCCCAATGATCATGCACCGCTTGAAGACTGGCTGGACAAGACCGAGACGGTCCAGGATCTGATCACGCCTTTCCCCTTGGCCGCGCTCGCCGCCACGCTGGGACGGGACGATCCCCGCGGTGTGGTGCCGCCCTTGTGGCATTGGCTGTACTTCCTGCCGGTTACGCCCATGGATGACGTCGGGCCCGATGGGCATGCGAAGCGCGGCGGCTTCCTGCCGCCGGTGCCGCTGCCACGGCGGATGTGGGCGGGCGGCCGGTTGACCTTCCGGGCGCCGCTGCGTGTGGGCGAGCGGGCGACGCGGGAGTCGACGATCACGCACATCGAGGACAAGACGGGGCGCAGCGGCCGCCTGGTGTTCGTGACCGTGCTGCACCGCTACTCGGTGGACGACGAGATCCGTGTCGAAGAAGAACACGACATCGTTTATCGCGATGTGTCGTCTTCGGCCGGCGCCCCTGCCGGCGCCCCTGCCGCCGCGGCAGCGCGTCCGCCAGGTTCCCAGGCCGCCGCCGCGCCGGATGGCGAAACGTGGTCTCGCACCCTGCGTCCCGACCCGGTGCTGCTATTCCGCTATTCGGCGTTGACCTTCAACAGCCATCGCATCCATTACGATCATCCGTACGTCACGGGTGAGGAAGGCTACCCCGGCCTGATCGTGCATGGTCCCTTGATCGCCACGCTGCTGGTCGACCTGCTGCACCGGGAGCTGCCGGACGCGAAGCTGCGTAGCTTCGCGTTCCGCGCCATGCGCCCGTGCTTCGCGGACAACGCCTTGACCGTATGCGGCAGACCGCAGGGCAAGGGCGAAGTCGGCCTGTGGACCAAGGACCACGACGGCAAGCTCGGCATGCAGGCCACTGCCACGATAGATTGATGGGGCCAACAAGGGGCCAACAAGGGATCGACGATGGCAGCCATGAATCCGCAAGAGTCCTTCCAGGATATACGCGAAGCGGTGCGCGATCTGTGCGCGCAATTTCCGCCCGAGTACTTCCGCGAGATCGACGAGGCGCGCGGTTATCCCGAGGCCTTCGTCGATGCCTTGACGAAGGCCGGTTGGCTGGCCGCGCTGATCCCGCAGGAGTACGGGGGTTCCGGCCTGGGCCTGACCGAAGCCTCGGTCATCATGGAAGAGATCAACCGTTCGGGCGGCAATGCCGGTGTGTGCCACGGACAGATGTACAACATGGGCACGCTGCTGCGCCATGGTTCCGACGAACAGAAGCGCGCCTATCTGCCGCGGATCGCCAGCGGCGAGTTGCGCCTGCAGTCGATGGGGGTGACCGAGCCCACCACCGGCACCGACACCACCCGGATCAAGACCACCGCGGAACGCCGTGGCGATCGCTATGTCGTGAATGGGCAGAAAGTCTGGATATCGCGTGTGCAGCATTCCGACCTCATGATCCTGCTGGCGCGCACCACGCCGCTGGCCGACGTGGCGCGCAAGTCCGAAGGCATGTCCATTTTCCTGGTCGACCTGCGCGACGCGGTGGGCAAGGGGCTGACGGTGCGGCCCATCCGCAACATGGTCAACCACGAAACCAACGAGCTGTTCTTCGAGAACCTGGAGATTCCGGTCGAGAATCGCATCGGCGTGGAAGGCCAGGGATTCAGGTACATCCTGGACGGTTTGAACGCCGAGCGCACCCTGATCGCGGCGGAGTGCATAGGCGACGGCTACTGGTTCGTCGACAAGGTCAGCGCGTATGCCAGGGAACGCGTGGTGTTCGGCCGCCCGATCGGGCAGAACCAGGGCGTGCAGTTTCCGATCGCGCGCGCCTTCGTCAATGTGGAGGCCGCCAGCCTGATGCGTTTCGATGCCGCGCGGCGCTTCGATGCGCACGAACCCTGCGGGGCGCAGGCGAACATGGCCAAGCTGCTGGCCGCCGATGCTTCCTGGGAAGCGGCCAATGCCTGCCTGCAATTCCACGGCGGCTTCGGTTTCGCCAGCGAGTACGACGTCGAACGCAAGTTCCGCGAGACGCGGCTGTACCAGGTGGCGCCCATATCGACCAACCTGATCCTGTCGTACATCGCCGAGCACGTCCTGGGACTGCCCAGGTCTTTCTAGCATCGTGAAGGAGCCGATCATCAGACCGCTGGATGGCATCAAGGTAATCGCGTTGGAGCATGCGATCGCGGCGCCTTTCTGCACGCGGCAACTGGCCGACCAGGGCGCGCGCGTCATCAAGATCGAACGGCCTGGCGTGGGCGATTTCGCGCGCCGCTACGACGAGCGCGTGCACGGGCAGGCGTCCCATTTCGTCTGGACCAACCGCTCGAAGGAAAGCCTGACGCTGGACCTCAAGCAGGAGGAGGCGCGCCGCATCCTGCGCGCGCTGGTCGCCGATGCGGATGTGCTGGTGCAGAACCTCGCGCCCGGCGCGGCGGACCGCATGGGAATGAGCTACGACGCCTTGTCCGCAAGCCACCCGCGCCTGATCGTCTGCGACATCTCGGGCTATGGCGCGGACGGCCCTTACCGCGATCGCAAGGCCTACGACCTGCTGATACAGAGCGAATCGGGCTTCCTGTCCGTGACCGGCACCGCCGACGAACCGGCCAAGGCCGGTTGCTCCATCGCCGATATCGCGGCCGGCATGTATGCCTACAGCAATATCCTGAATGCGCTGCTGCTGCGCGGGCGCACCGGCAGGGGCTGCCGCATCGACGTGTCCATGCTGGAAAGCATGGTGGAGTGGATGGGATACCCTCTGTACTACGCGATGGACGGCCAGCCCGCGCCGCCGCGCGCCGGTGCGTCGCATGCGACCATCTATCCCTATGGGCCCTTCCCCACGGGCGATGGCAAGGCGGTCATGCTCGGGTTGCAGAATGAGCGTGAGTGGAAGGTCTTCTGCGCGGAAGTGCTGCGGCAGCCGGCGCTGGCGGACGATGCGCGCTTCGCCACGAATTCCGCGCGCTCGGCCGCCCGCGACGACTTGCGCGCGCTGATCGTCGAGGCCTTTGGCGCACTGACGGCGGAACAGGTCGTGCAGCGGTTGGACGGCGCCGGTATCGCGAATGCCAGGATGAACACCATGCACGATGTGTGGACGCATCCGCAACTGCGCGCGCGCGACCGCTGGCGCCAGGTGGATGCGCCCGGCGGTGCCATCGCCGCCCTGCTGCCGCCGGGGATGCCGGCGCGCATGGACGCCGTGCCCGCGCTGGGCCAGCACACGGACGCCATCCTGGACGAGCTGGGCTATGACGCCGCAGCCATCGCGCGACTGCGCGCCGCGAACGTCATCTGACGCGCCGGCGATCCAGCCGCGCGCCAGGCCGGGCACGCGGGGCGACCTGCTCGGTTACCATGCGGGTATCCATACTGTCCGGCCGCGCGGATATGCATTTCGATTTCGTCGACCTGCGCCTACTCGTACACCTTTCCGATACCCACAACCTGGCGCGCGCGGCCGAACGATCGCATCTGTCGGCGCCCGCGGCCAGCGCGCGCATCCGCAACCTGGAGCGCGACCTGGGATTTCCCCTGCTGTATCGCAGCAGCCAGGGCATGACGCCCACGCCGGCGGGAGAGTCCTTCGTGCACCATGCCCGCCTGGTGCTGGAGCGTGTCCAGCATCTGGCCGGCGACATGCAGGAATACGGCGAGGGCATCAAGGGCCACGTGCGCATCTGGGCCAACACCACCGCCATCAGCGAATTCCTGCCCGACGGGCTGAGCACGTTCCTGCGCGACCATCCCGACGTCAATGTGGACCTGCGGGAGGTGCTGAGCGCCGAGATCGTCAAGGGCGTGGCGGACGGCGCGACCGATATCGGCATCGTCGCGGGCAACGTGCATGCCGGCGCGCTGGAGATGCTGCCCTATCGCGACGACCGCCTGGTGCTGGCGACCTCCATGCAGCATCCGATGGCGCGGCTGGCTTCGGTGGATTTTGCGCAGACCCTGCACGACGACTACGTCAGCCTGACCACGTCCAGCGCGATCCACATGTTCATCGACAACGCAGCACAGGCGCTGGGTAGCCGCATCAAGCTGCGCATCCAGGTGGGGAACTTCGAAGCGGTGTGCCGGATGATAGAGGCCGGGGTCGGCATCGGCGTGGTGCCGGAATCCGTGGCGCGGCGCCATGCGCGCGCCATGAGTCTCGCCATCATTCCCTTGAACGATCCCTGGGCCGAGCGCAAGCTGAAGATCTGCGTGCGCGCGCTCGGCGATCTGCCGCCGTTCGCGCGCGCCCTGGTGGAAAGGCTGATGGCGGACGCGCCGGCGTCGGCCGCTGATCCTACTGCTTCCATTCCGCGTCCTTGAACCAGCGCCGCAGGTGTTCGACGAACAGCCTGACCTTGTAAGGCAGGTGCCGCTTGCTCTGCACGATGGCGTAGATGTCCAGGCCTTCCGGCCGGTATTCCGGCATGACGACCTGCAGCGTGCCGGCTCTCAGCGCGCTCTCCACCATGTAGCGCGGGTGCATGGAAATGCCGTGGCCCAGCTTGGCCATATGCATGATGGATTCGCCCAGGTTGGAATTGAAGGTGCCAGACACGTGCGCCACCTGAGTGTTGTTGCCGGCATCGGTGAAGGTCCACATATTCGTCGGCGCCTTCAGGCTGTGCACCAGGCAGTTGTGCTGCTCCAGGTCCTTGGGCGTGGCGGGCGTGCCGTTCGCCTGCAGGTAGGCGCGCGTGGCGACGATGACCTGCGGCACCACGGTAATCAGGTACGCGATCTGGTTGGTGTCCTTGAGCCGTGGGGCGATGCGCACGGACAGGTCCATGTTCTCCGCGATCAGGTCGCTGCGGCCGTCATCCAGCAGCAGCGATAGCTTGATGGCGGGATAGCGGCGCAGGAACTCGTCGATCGCGGGCGCCAGGTGTACCGCGCCGAAAGACGGCGGCGTGCCCAACCGGATGCGGCCGGTCGGGGTACGTACGGGACCCTGCACCAGTTCCTTCAGGTTGCGCGTCGCCAGCGCCAGCGTATCGGCGTTTTCCAGCAGCAGCCGGCCGCTTTCGGTAAGGCTGACGTGCTTGGTGTTGCGGTTGAACAGCTGCACGCCGAAATAGCTTTCCAGCCAGGCGATCTTCTTGGTGACCGACGAACGGCTGGATGCCCTGCTTTCGGCCGCCTTCGAAAAGCTGAGGCTCCTGCCGACCTCCTGGAAGACCTCCATGCATTCGATCAGGTCCATCGACTGTTTCCAATATGGAAAAAATGATTTCGTTCGCCGGCTCTTATGCGCCAGCCGGGCGCTCACTAAACTGATCCATCCCGAATCGAGAGCCGCTTTCCACCGGCCCGCATCGCATGATCCCCGTCGACTTCGACTACCACCTGTTCGGCACGCACGTACGCTTCGGCGAGGGCGCCGCGCATGCCTTGGGAGACGAGCTGCGCGCGCGTGGATTGAAGCGCCCGGCGGTCCTGACGCAGGATCGGATCGCCAGCGCACCGCCCTACGTCGCCCTGCTGCGCTCGCTGGACGGCATGGCCGTGCTGCAGCGCGCCGGCATCCCGGCACATTCCAGTGTCAGTTTAATAGAAACAATGGCGCCGGAAATCGCGGCTTTCGGCGCCGATTGCCTGGTTGCCGTTGGCGGCGGCAGCGTGGCCGACACGGCGAAGGCCTTGGCCTTGCTGCTGGCGGAAGGCGGACGCCTGGCGGATCATGTGACGGTGTTCCAGCCGCCGTCGACCGTGTACATACCGCGCCGCATCGAAGCCAAGCTGCCCATCATCGCGGTCCCCACCACCGCGTCCGGCGCGGAGACCACGTCTTCCTTCGGCGTGCGGGACGGTGGCCATGACAAGCTGATGTTCTGGAACCGCCAGGTATCGGCCGCGGCGATCCTGATCGATCCTCTGCTGAGCCAGGACGTGCCGCTGGCCACCATGCGCTACACGGCGATGAATGGCGTCGCGCATTGCCTGGAAAGCCTGTATTCGAAAGGCCGGTCCGTCGTGTCCGACGGCATGGCGATGCAGGGTGTGGCGCTGTTCGCCCAGGCCTTGGGCTCGCCCCTGCCTGAAGAGACGGTACAGCGCCGCCTGATCCTGGCCGCTGCCCACGTCTCCGGCATGGCGTTGGCGATGGCGCGCAGCTGCCTGCATCACGCCATCTGCCACGTGGTGGGCGCGCGCCTCAATCTGCCGCACGGCCTGGTCAATACCGTCATCCTGCCGCATGCCCTGCGTTTCAACGAAACCGTGGCCGGGCCATTGCTGGCGCCCGCGCTGGACTGCGTCAATCGTAGCGGCGCGCGGTCCGCGCGCCGCTACGACAGCCTGTCGGATTGGCTGGCGCGGACGGCCGACGACCTGGACTTGCCACGCCGCCTGCGCGACCTGGGTGTCCCGGCGGACGTGCTGCCGGATATTGCCGGGCATGTGATGACGGAGCGAGGCCTGGCGCTCAATCCCCGGCCTGTTGCTGTCGCGAGCGACGTGCTCGCGATCTTGCGGCAGGCCTTCTAGATACAGCAGGAGACAACATGGAAATCGTCGAAAGCGGCGCCACGCTGGGCGCGCGCATCGAAGGCATGGACCTGGCCCGGCCGCTGTCGCCGGAGGCCTATCGCGCGATAGAGCAGGCACTGGGCCGCTACGGCGTCGTGTGCTTTCCGCGCCAGCAGCTGGACGCCGTATCGCTGAAGCGCTTCGCGCGGAACTTCGGCACGCTGGAAGTGAACGTGGCCAATCTTTACCACGAGCCGGATATCCCCGAGGTCATGATCCTGTCGAACATCGTCGAGGACGGCAAGCCGATAGGCCTGAGCGACGCCGGGCAGGACTGGCACACGGATATGTCGTACAGCCGCACCATCGCGTTCAGCAATGTGCTGTATGGCATACGCATTCCGGTGCGCGACGGCCGATCGCTGGGCAATACCGAGTTCTGCAATATGCACGCGGCCTACGATGGCCTGCCGCAGGCCTTGAAGGACGAGCTGGACGGCATGACCGTCACCCACGACTTCAACAAGTTCTGGGAGATGATGCGGCGCGAAAAAGGCAGCACGCGGCCGCCCTTGACGGAGGAGCAGCGCCGCCGCAAACCGCCGGTTTCCCATCCGGTGTTCCTGACGCATCCCATCACCGGCCGCAAGGTGCTGTATGCGAATCCCGGCTATTCGATGCGCATCAACGAAATGACCGAGGCGCGCAGCGCCGAAGTTCTGGCCTTCCTGTTCCAACACCAGCTGCAGGACAAGTACCGCTATCGCCACAACTGGACCGAAGGCGATGTGTTGATGTGGGACAACATGGGCACCATCCATAACGCGGTGGCCGACTACCGGCCCGATGAGCCGCGCCTGATCAAGCGCTGCCAGGTCATGGCGGACAAGTATTTTCCGGAGGCGTTCGCAGGACGGACATGATCGCGCGCTCGGGACGACGAGCGGCGCCACATAAGCGGCCCACGCCGCCTACAACGAGGAGACAGACATGAAGGTACGAGACATGGCCGGCCGGGCACCGGCAGGAGACGCCGTGGCGAAGATGGCCATCGCGGCCGTCTTCGGCATCGCCGCGATGGCCGCGACGAGCGCCGCCGCGCGCGCCGATGACTATCCGTCGCGGCCGATACGCATGGTGGTGGGCTACGCCGCCGGCGGCCCCACCGACGTCATCGCGCGCGTCATGGCCAAGGAGATGACGGAAAGCCTGGGCGCTTCCGTCGTGGTCGAGAACAAGCCGGGCGCCAGCGCGTCGATCGCCGCCACCGATGTGATGCGCGCGCCGCCCGACGGCTACAAGCTGCTGGTCACGTCGCTGACGCTGAACGTGAATCCGCTGCTGTATCCCAAGCGCTATGACTACGATCCGGTGAAGGCGTTCGAACCGGTCACCAACTTCGCCAACAACCCGATGTTGCTGGTCACCCATTACAACTCGCCGTACAAGGACCTGCCCAGCTTGATCGCGGACGCCAAGGCGCATCCCGGCAAGCTGACGTTCGGTTCGTCGGGCGTGGGCGGTTCGGCCCACCTGGCCGCCGAAATGCTGGCGACCGAAGCCGGGATCAAGATGGTCCACGTGCCCTTCAAGGGCAACGGCCCGGCCCTGCAGGAGATGGTGGCGGGGCGCATCAGCTTCATGTTCTACCCCAGCGTGGGCATCGCCAACTATGTCGCCGCCAAGCAGTTGCGCGTGCTGGCCGTGGGCACGGACAAGCCGGAGAAAGACTTTCCCGGCGTCCCCACCATGGACAGCCTGGGCTACAAGGGCTTTGAGCAGGGCGCGCCCTGGGTGGGCATGCTGGCGCCGGCCGGCACGCCCAAGGCCATCGTCGACAAGCTGAACAAGGCGGCCGTGGACGCGCTGGCCAAGCCCGCCGTGCGCGAACAGCTGGCGCAACTGGGCGCCGTGGTGGTCGCAGACAGCCCGGCGCACTTCCGCCAGTTCCTGATCGAGGACAAGGCGCGCTGGGCGGACGTCATCAGGAAGGGCAACGTGACCGCCGACGATTCGGGAAATTGACCATGCGGCCCGGATCCCCTCGCCCCGAGGATGGCGCACCGTGAGCGGCATCGCGCTGGACGATTGCTACTCCGTCGACCGGCTGCGGGCGGCCGCGCGCGCGCGCCTGCCCGCGCCCGTGTTCGACTTCTTCGAAGGCGGCGCGGAAGACGAGGTCACCTTGCGCGACAACGTGGACGCGTTCCGCCGCGTCCGCCTGTTGCCGCGGGTGCTGCGCGATGTGTCGCGGGTCGACCCGAGCGCGATGCTGCTGGGCCGGCGCGCGCAGCTGCCGCTGGCCATCGGGCCCACCGGCGCGGTCGGTTTCGGCTGGCGCGGCGGCGACGTGGCGCTGGCGCGTGCCGCAGCCCGGCTGGAGCTGCCCTACGCGCTATCGACGTCGGCGACGGCGTCCATCGAGGAAATCGCCGAACAGGCGCCGGGCCGGCTCTGGTTCCAGGCTTATATCCTGCAGGACAAGGCCAGGCTGGACGCGTTGATCGGCCGCGCGCTGGCGGCCGGCTATGAAGGCCTGGTCATCACTGTAGACCTGCCCGTGGGCGGCAAGCGCGAGCGCGACCTGGCGCATGGGCTGGGCTTTCCGATGAAGATCACGCCGCGCAATTTCTGGCAGTTCGCGCGTCGTCCTGCGTGGTCGCTGGACATGCTGGTACGCCGGCCGCCCGTCATGCCCAGTCTGGCCGGCATGAAGAAAGTCGAAAGCAACCGCAAGGCCATGCAGTCCGTGGCGGGCCGCAATTACGATCCCGCCTTCGACCTGGCCGCGCTGGCGCGCATCCGCAACCGCTGGCCGCGCATGCTCATCGTCAAGGGCGTGGTGCATCCCGCCGACGTCGACGCCATCGTCGCATTGGGCGCGGACGCCCTGGTGGTGTCCAACCATGGCGGACGCCAGCTCGATACCGGTATCGCCACGCTGGACGCCCTGCCCGCCGTCGTGGCGGCGGCGCGGGGCCGGGTGCCGGTGCTGCTGGATGGCGGCGTGCGGCGCGGCAGCGACGTCTACAAGGCGCTGGCGCTGGGCGCGGCGGGCGTGCTGACGGGGCGCGCGACGCTGTATGGCGTGCTGGCCGGCGGCCAGGCGGGCGTGCAGCGCGCGCTGCACATCCTGGCCGACGAACTGGCGCGCACCATGCAGCTGTGCGGCACGCCGACGTTGGCGGGTATTTCGCGCGATGTCCTGCGCATGCCGGACGCCCTGACCATGCCCTGGGCCGCGTCCGCCCTGGCATGTGCCGAAGCACCGCGGCAGCCGCCGGATGCCGCGCACCGTTACGCCAAGGAGCTGGAATGAACGACACGATCAGCCTGTGCCGCAATCAGGTCATGGGCTTCTTTCGCGACCTGGACGACAATGCCTACGACAGCCTGGTCGGCCGCATGACGCCGGATGGCATATGGCATCGCCAGGGCAAGATCCTGAACGGCCGTGCGGACGTATTGCGGGCACTGTCGGCGCGATCGCCGACCATGCGCATCCATCACCTGATCAGCAACCTGTACGCCGACCAGGCGGACGAGCGGCGCTGCGTCATGCGCGGCTATATGCTGGTGGTGCGCCATGATTCCGGCCGCCCGCTGCAAGGCCCCGCGCCGCTGTCCGGGATCGAGAACATCCGTACGACGCATATCGAGCTGGTGCGCCTGGACGACGCCTGGCTGATCGCCCGCATGCGCAACGACGAACCGAGCTTCGCGATGCAGGCCCAGGCCAGCGAGGCCCAGACCATCACGAGGAACACGCAATGAAGTGGATACGCTATACGCAGGCGGGCCGCACCGGCTACGGCATCCTGGAAGGCGAGCGCATCGCCGCCGTGCGCGGCGATCCCTTCCAGGGATATGAGAAAACCGGCGAAACCGTCCGCCTGGACGACGTGCGCCTGGAAGTACCGGTAGTGCCTCCCACCTTCTACTGCGTGGGCCTGAACTACGTCACGCACATCGGCACCGAAGGCCTGAAGATTCCCACGCAGCCGGACGTGGGCTACCGCGCCAACAACGCGCTGCTGGCGCATGGGCAGGACGTCGTCATGCCCGCCGACGCCACCAAGGTTCATTATGAAGGCGAGCTGGTGGTGGTGATCGGCAAGAAGACGCGCAACGTCAGCGAGGCGGAAGCACGCCGCTGCGTGCTCGGCTACACCATCGGCAACGACGTCAGCGAACGGGTGTGGCAGGGTTCGGACCGCACATTCTGGCGCGCCAAGAACAGCGATACCTTCAAGCCCATGGGGCCTTGGATAGAAACCCAGGCCGATGTGGACGCGATGGAAACCGTGGTGCGGCTGAACGGCGAGGAACGCACGCGGTTTCGCACCGACGATATGCTGTTCGGCATCGACCGGTTCATCAGCACGATGAGCCGTTACCTGACCTTGTACCCCGGCGACATCCTGTGGATGGGGACCGACGGACATTCGCCGGACCTGCGCGACGGCGACGTGGTCGATATCTCCATCACCGGACTGGGCACGTTGACGAATCGCTTCGTACGGGCAAAATAGAAAGCCCCTTCATCCGGAGACCGCCATGCGCGCTGCCCTCTATTCCAGGAACGGACCCGCGCGGGACGTCCTGCAGGTGACCGACCTTCCGACGCCGGAACCCGGCCCGGGGGAAGTGCGAGTGAAGCTCGCCGTCTCCGGCGTGAATCCTTCGGACGTGAAATCCCGCGCCGGCAGCCGTCCGGTGACGCAAGGCTATGTGGTGCCGCACAGCGATGGCGCCGGCGTGATCGACCGCGTGGGCGGCGGCGTGGCGCAGGGCCGGGTGGGCGAACGCGTGTGGATATGGAACGGCCAGTGGCAACGTCCCATGGGCACGGCCGCCGAGTACATCGTCCTGCCTGCGGCCCAGGCGGTGCCCCTGCCCGGGGACGTGAGCTTCGAGGCCGGCGCATGCATGGGCATTCCCGGGCTGACCGCGATGCATGGCGTGATGCTGCTGGGCGACCTGGCGGGCAAGACCGTGCTGGTGACGGGCGGCGCGTCGGGCGTGGGCTA
It encodes the following:
- a CDS encoding FAS1-like dehydratase domain-containing protein, translated to MPNDHAPLEDWLDKTETVQDLITPFPLAALAATLGRDDPRGVVPPLWHWLYFLPVTPMDDVGPDGHAKRGGFLPPVPLPRRMWAGGRLTFRAPLRVGERATRESTITHIEDKTGRSGRLVFVTVLHRYSVDDEIRVEEEHDIVYRDVSSSAGAPAGAPAAAAARPPGSQAAAAPDGETWSRTLRPDPVLLFRYSALTFNSHRIHYDHPYVTGEEGYPGLIVHGPLIATLLVDLLHRELPDAKLRSFAFRAMRPCFADNALTVCGRPQGKGEVGLWTKDHDGKLGMQATATID
- a CDS encoding acyl-CoA dehydrogenase family protein, whose product is MNPQESFQDIREAVRDLCAQFPPEYFREIDEARGYPEAFVDALTKAGWLAALIPQEYGGSGLGLTEASVIMEEINRSGGNAGVCHGQMYNMGTLLRHGSDEQKRAYLPRIASGELRLQSMGVTEPTTGTDTTRIKTTAERRGDRYVVNGQKVWISRVQHSDLMILLARTTPLADVARKSEGMSIFLVDLRDAVGKGLTVRPIRNMVNHETNELFFENLEIPVENRIGVEGQGFRYILDGLNAERTLIAAECIGDGYWFVDKVSAYARERVVFGRPIGQNQGVQFPIARAFVNVEAASLMRFDAARRFDAHEPCGAQANMAKLLAADASWEAANACLQFHGGFGFASEYDVERKFRETRLYQVAPISTNLILSYIAEHVLGLPRSF
- a CDS encoding CaiB/BaiF CoA transferase family protein, producing MRPLDGIKVIALEHAIAAPFCTRQLADQGARVIKIERPGVGDFARRYDERVHGQASHFVWTNRSKESLTLDLKQEEARRILRALVADADVLVQNLAPGAADRMGMSYDALSASHPRLIVCDISGYGADGPYRDRKAYDLLIQSESGFLSVTGTADEPAKAGCSIADIAAGMYAYSNILNALLLRGRTGRGCRIDVSMLESMVEWMGYPLYYAMDGQPAPPRAGASHATIYPYGPFPTGDGKAVMLGLQNEREWKVFCAEVLRQPALADDARFATNSARSAARDDLRALIVEAFGALTAEQVVQRLDGAGIANARMNTMHDVWTHPQLRARDRWRQVDAPGGAIAALLPPGMPARMDAVPALGQHTDAILDELGYDAAAIARLRAANVI
- a CDS encoding LysR family transcriptional regulator → MHFDFVDLRLLVHLSDTHNLARAAERSHLSAPAASARIRNLERDLGFPLLYRSSQGMTPTPAGESFVHHARLVLERVQHLAGDMQEYGEGIKGHVRIWANTTAISEFLPDGLSTFLRDHPDVNVDLREVLSAEIVKGVADGATDIGIVAGNVHAGALEMLPYRDDRLVLATSMQHPMARLASVDFAQTLHDDYVSLTTSSAIHMFIDNAAQALGSRIKLRIQVGNFEAVCRMIEAGVGIGVVPESVARRHARAMSLAIIPLNDPWAERKLKICVRALGDLPPFARALVERLMADAPASAADPTASIPRP
- a CDS encoding LysR family transcriptional regulator — translated: MDLIECMEVFQEVGRSLSFSKAAESRASSRSSVTKKIAWLESYFGVQLFNRNTKHVSLTESGRLLLENADTLALATRNLKELVQGPVRTPTGRIRLGTPPSFGAVHLAPAIDEFLRRYPAIKLSLLLDDGRSDLIAENMDLSVRIAPRLKDTNQIAYLITVVPQVIVATRAYLQANGTPATPKDLEQHNCLVHSLKAPTNMWTFTDAGNNTQVAHVSGTFNSNLGESIMHMAKLGHGISMHPRYMVESALRAGTLQVVMPEYRPEGLDIYAIVQSKRHLPYKVRLFVEHLRRWFKDAEWKQ
- a CDS encoding iron-containing alcohol dehydrogenase family protein — encoded protein: MIPVDFDYHLFGTHVRFGEGAAHALGDELRARGLKRPAVLTQDRIASAPPYVALLRSLDGMAVLQRAGIPAHSSVSLIETMAPEIAAFGADCLVAVGGGSVADTAKALALLLAEGGRLADHVTVFQPPSTVYIPRRIEAKLPIIAVPTTASGAETTSSFGVRDGGHDKLMFWNRQVSAAAILIDPLLSQDVPLATMRYTAMNGVAHCLESLYSKGRSVVSDGMAMQGVALFAQALGSPLPEETVQRRLILAAAHVSGMALAMARSCLHHAICHVVGARLNLPHGLVNTVILPHALRFNETVAGPLLAPALDCVNRSGARSARRYDSLSDWLARTADDLDLPRRLRDLGVPADVLPDIAGHVMTERGLALNPRPVAVASDVLAILRQAF
- a CDS encoding TauD/TfdA dioxygenase family protein; translation: MEIVESGATLGARIEGMDLARPLSPEAYRAIEQALGRYGVVCFPRQQLDAVSLKRFARNFGTLEVNVANLYHEPDIPEVMILSNIVEDGKPIGLSDAGQDWHTDMSYSRTIAFSNVLYGIRIPVRDGRSLGNTEFCNMHAAYDGLPQALKDELDGMTVTHDFNKFWEMMRREKGSTRPPLTEEQRRRKPPVSHPVFLTHPITGRKVLYANPGYSMRINEMTEARSAEVLAFLFQHQLQDKYRYRHNWTEGDVLMWDNMGTIHNAVADYRPDEPRLIKRCQVMADKYFPEAFAGRT
- a CDS encoding Bug family tripartite tricarboxylate transporter substrate binding protein, with the translated sequence MKVRDMAGRAPAGDAVAKMAIAAVFGIAAMAATSAAARADDYPSRPIRMVVGYAAGGPTDVIARVMAKEMTESLGASVVVENKPGASASIAATDVMRAPPDGYKLLVTSLTLNVNPLLYPKRYDYDPVKAFEPVTNFANNPMLLVTHYNSPYKDLPSLIADAKAHPGKLTFGSSGVGGSAHLAAEMLATEAGIKMVHVPFKGNGPALQEMVAGRISFMFYPSVGIANYVAAKQLRVLAVGTDKPEKDFPGVPTMDSLGYKGFEQGAPWVGMLAPAGTPKAIVDKLNKAAVDALAKPAVREQLAQLGAVVVADSPAHFRQFLIEDKARWADVIRKGNVTADDSGN
- a CDS encoding alpha-hydroxy acid oxidase: MSGIALDDCYSVDRLRAAARARLPAPVFDFFEGGAEDEVTLRDNVDAFRRVRLLPRVLRDVSRVDPSAMLLGRRAQLPLAIGPTGAVGFGWRGGDVALARAAARLELPYALSTSATASIEEIAEQAPGRLWFQAYILQDKARLDALIGRALAAGYEGLVITVDLPVGGKRERDLAHGLGFPMKITPRNFWQFARRPAWSLDMLVRRPPVMPSLAGMKKVESNRKAMQSVAGRNYDPAFDLAALARIRNRWPRMLIVKGVVHPADVDAIVALGADALVVSNHGGRQLDTGIATLDALPAVVAAARGRVPVLLDGGVRRGSDVYKALALGAAGVLTGRATLYGVLAGGQAGVQRALHILADELARTMQLCGTPTLAGISRDVLRMPDALTMPWAASALACAEAPRQPPDAAHRYAKELE
- a CDS encoding nuclear transport factor 2 family protein translates to MNDTISLCRNQVMGFFRDLDDNAYDSLVGRMTPDGIWHRQGKILNGRADVLRALSARSPTMRIHHLISNLYADQADERRCVMRGYMLVVRHDSGRPLQGPAPLSGIENIRTTHIELVRLDDAWLIARMRNDEPSFAMQAQASEAQTITRNTQ
- a CDS encoding fumarylacetoacetate hydrolase family protein is translated as MKWIRYTQAGRTGYGILEGERIAAVRGDPFQGYEKTGETVRLDDVRLEVPVVPPTFYCVGLNYVTHIGTEGLKIPTQPDVGYRANNALLAHGQDVVMPADATKVHYEGELVVVIGKKTRNVSEAEARRCVLGYTIGNDVSERVWQGSDRTFWRAKNSDTFKPMGPWIETQADVDAMETVVRLNGEERTRFRTDDMLFGIDRFISTMSRYLTLYPGDILWMGTDGHSPDLRDGDVVDISITGLGTLTNRFVRAK